In a single window of the Acidimicrobiales bacterium genome:
- a CDS encoding phosphoglycerate kinase, with protein MVAPVPQLEDLPDVSGKRVLLRADFNVPLTDGRIDDDLRIRAALPTITWLQERGAQVTACSHLGRPKGTANPKYAIDPVRARLAELAPGVELVENLRFDAGEEGNDPAFVDTLCEGMDAYVDDAFGAAHRAHASIVGPPARLPSAAGRLLAKEVEILGGLLDNPKRPFVTVLGGSKVSDKLGVITALLERCDALVIGGGMCFTFLKALGHEVGDSLLEEDQVETCRKLLDTGARILLPSDVVALGPGGEIGNPGAGGEVRQFGRSIPAGWKALDIGPGTAAEFGDEVNEARTVFWNGPMGVFEDPRFAAGTAAVAQAVADCSGFTIVGGGDSAAALAKFGLDDEVGHVSTGGGASLEFLEQGDLPGLAALRGAPNARS; from the coding sequence GTGGTCGCCCCGGTCCCGCAACTCGAAGACCTTCCCGACGTCAGCGGCAAGCGAGTCCTCCTCCGGGCCGACTTCAACGTCCCGCTGACCGACGGGCGCATCGACGACGACCTGCGCATCCGCGCTGCCCTGCCGACCATCACATGGCTGCAGGAGCGCGGGGCACAGGTCACGGCGTGCAGCCACCTGGGCCGTCCCAAGGGCACAGCCAATCCCAAGTACGCCATAGACCCGGTGCGCGCTCGCTTGGCCGAGCTGGCCCCGGGCGTGGAGCTCGTGGAGAACCTGCGCTTCGACGCCGGCGAAGAGGGCAACGACCCCGCCTTCGTCGACACGCTCTGCGAAGGCATGGACGCCTACGTCGACGATGCCTTCGGCGCCGCCCACCGGGCGCATGCCTCGATCGTCGGCCCGCCCGCCCGCTTGCCCAGCGCGGCCGGGCGCCTGTTGGCCAAAGAAGTCGAGATCCTCGGCGGCCTGCTCGACAACCCCAAGCGCCCGTTCGTCACCGTGCTCGGCGGCTCCAAGGTGTCCGACAAGCTCGGGGTGATCACGGCCCTGCTCGAACGCTGCGACGCCCTCGTCATCGGCGGCGGCATGTGCTTCACCTTCCTCAAGGCCCTGGGCCACGAGGTGGGCGACTCGCTGCTCGAAGAGGACCAGGTCGAGACGTGCCGCAAGCTGCTCGACACGGGCGCTCGCATCCTGCTGCCGTCCGACGTGGTGGCCCTCGGCCCCGGCGGCGAGATCGGCAACCCCGGCGCAGGCGGCGAGGTGCGCCAGTTCGGCCGCTCCATCCCGGCCGGGTGGAAGGCCCTCGACATCGGCCCGGGTACCGCGGCGGAGTTCGGCGACGAGGTCAACGAGGCGCGCACGGTGTTCTGGAACGGGCCCATGGGCGTGTTCGAAGATCCCCGCTTCGCGGCGGGCACCGCGGCGGTGGCCCAAGCGGTGGCCGACTGCTCGGGCTTCACCATCGTGGGCGGCGGCGACAGCGCGGCGGCGCTGGCCAAGTTCGGCCTCGACGACGAAGTGGGCCACGTGTCGACCGGCGGCGGCGCGTCGCTGGAGTTCCTGGAGCAGGGCGACCTGCCCGGCCTGGCCGCACTGCGAGGAGCACCCAATGCCCGGTCGTAA
- the tpiA gene encoding triose-phosphate isomerase, translating into MPGRKPIISGNWKMHHNHFEAIQMVQKLSYALTKDDYEAVDVSVHPPFTDIRSVQTVLDADRIPVLLGAQTCHWEDKGAFTGEVSPGMLAKLNVVLVIVGHSERRQLFGETDETANKKVKAVLANGMTPILCVGETLEEREAGGAEEKVAAQVEAGLAGLSADQVAGLVVAYEPIWAIGTGRTATAEDAQAMCARVRTVVQGAFGDAAAAAVRVQYGGSVKPSNIAELMAQPDIDGALVGGASLDPAEFAPIVQYRDA; encoded by the coding sequence ATGCCCGGTCGTAAGCCGATCATCAGCGGCAACTGGAAGATGCACCACAACCACTTCGAAGCCATCCAGATGGTGCAGAAGCTGTCGTACGCCTTGACCAAGGACGACTACGAAGCGGTCGACGTGTCGGTGCACCCGCCGTTCACCGACATCCGCTCGGTGCAGACGGTGCTCGACGCCGATCGCATCCCCGTCCTGCTGGGCGCCCAGACCTGCCACTGGGAAGACAAGGGCGCCTTCACCGGCGAGGTCAGCCCGGGCATGTTGGCCAAGCTCAACGTGGTGCTCGTCATCGTGGGCCACTCCGAACGGCGCCAGCTCTTCGGCGAGACCGACGAGACGGCCAACAAGAAGGTGAAGGCGGTCCTGGCCAACGGCATGACGCCCATCCTCTGCGTAGGCGAGACGTTGGAAGAACGCGAGGCAGGCGGCGCCGAGGAGAAGGTCGCGGCGCAGGTGGAAGCGGGCCTGGCCGGGCTGTCGGCCGACCAGGTGGCCGGGCTCGTGGTGGCCTACGAGCCCATCTGGGCCATCGGCACCGGCCGCACGGCCACGGCGGAGGACGCCCAGGCCATGTGCGCCCGGGTTCGCACGGTCGTGCAGGGGGCCTTCGGCGACGCTGCGGCGGCCGCCGTGCGGGTGCAGTACGGCGGTTCCGTGAAGCCCTCCAACATCGCCGAACTGATGGCGCAGCCCGACATCGACGGCGCTTTGGTGGGCGGCGCCAGCCTCGATCCCGCGGAGTTCGCACCAATCGTGCAGTACCGCGACGCCTAA
- the secG gene encoding preprotein translocase subunit SecG, with translation MIVVIHVIVSLLLILLILLHSGRGGGLSDMFGGGVGSAAAGSTVVERNLDRITVATAVIFAFTTVLLAIRLQ, from the coding sequence GTGATCGTCGTCATCCATGTCATCGTGTCTTTGCTGCTGATCCTCTTGATCCTGCTTCACAGCGGGCGAGGCGGCGGCTTGTCCGACATGTTCGGCGGCGGGGTCGGAAGTGCTGCGGCCGGCTCCACCGTGGTGGAACGCAACCTCGACCGGATCACGGTGGCAACCGCTGTCATCTTCGCTTTCACCACCGTGCTACTGGCGATACGGCTGCAATGA